Proteins from a single region of Sediminispirochaeta bajacaliforniensis DSM 16054:
- a CDS encoding SH3 domain-containing protein, whose amino-acid sequence MVSYIGDSTLRLVKNCSEIWAQHTLHLRIKPNTSAGFFTTLPEETKVQVVEEGWTQIIDDITAPWFEVISESGYKGWCFGG is encoded by the coding sequence ATGGTATCATACATCGGAGATTCTACCTTACGCCTTGTTAAAAACTGTTCGGAAATCTGGGCTCAGCATACTTTGCATCTCAGGATAAAGCCCAATACTTCGGCAGGATTCTTTACTACACTGCCTGAAGAAACAAAGGTTCAGGTTGTGGAAGAGGGATGGACCCAAATCATCGACGACATCACCGCCCCCTGGTTCGAGGTGATAAGCGAATCAGGTTATAAGGGGTGGTGCTTTGGCGGGTAA